The genomic stretch GTGGCAATGTAGTCGCGAATCGGTTTTGTTTGCTGTCGCGGCAGATGTGTCGCGACCTTAACTTATCTACCTCGCTTACCTCTGCATACCTAAGTGGGCTTACATCACGCCTCCACTTGTTCTGAAAGGTGCATGTGAAGGCTGACTGATCAACAAGGAAGCGCACTTTCAGCTCCTGCGCGTTTTTCTAAATGACGGAAAATTTTGTAGGAAGTTGCACATCATAGAACCCATATCTTATGAGCGAAATACAACATTGTAGTGTTAAACATGCACTTGACGATGCGTGTTTCCAATCTGCTGTAGCATATGTAGTTGCCAACCTACATGAAATATCACTCGTGGTACAACATAAGTAATTCCTGTGCGATACGTGGCATGTGAGAAGTCGCAATACAGACACGGCACGAGTGGCCCCCAACAGCTGAAGTGCCGGTGCCAAGGCAACGAGCCGAGGGCAGGAATTGTCGCGAACTGCCGCGAACATGGTGAAGTGGGAGGCAGGAGGACTTACTTTGACGGAAGATGCATGTAAAGCGACATGTGTTGTCGATAACTATTTCAGCTATCGTGGCTCCGTCAAGGACTGCCCTTGCGTAGCGCAGCGTTCCCCGGGCCCATCATGTCCACTTCGCGTACTAGCACACAGCACATGTGACTCTTCAATAATCCACCGTAAGCGGTACTACAACATGTTTAGTGCATCAAATACATCTGGTGTTGACCTAATGCAGAGGGGCTGAGGCGGAGACGCCGCATAACCTGCGCTAAACCCAAGGCGCCCTGCGCTGACGTAGCAGTCTGTAGCAACAACTCTCAGACTCCAGAGCCTCGTCTTCCAACGCCGTTTGTTGCGGGGTATCGGAAAGGCGCTTATCCGACCCAACACGACGGCAGATCTGTGGTAGTATACCTATAGATATAGGATCCCGCAACCTTAAGAGAAGCCGAATCGGTAAAATCGCCGCTTGGAACGCGGAAGCAGGAAGCGCCCAGAACGCGTACTCTGCACATCACGACGCCACCAATCCAGAATCGCGTACCCACTGACTCTGAGACAGCATATCCAGGTCAAACTTCAAGTTTTTGAACATTGCCAGGGCGCAGGTGATGCGCTTACTGGCTTCCAAAGATGCACGATCCAATTGAGCTGGATCTTGGGGCTTTATCCAGATGCGGGACGACGCCGGAATCAACGCGAATTCTTGATGCACGCCTAGCTGCCATGGATGTTCCTGATGTCAGATGGTTCTGCCTTCAACTAGACGTGGCATCCATGGCCCGTATCTGTTTCACGTGCATCAGCATCAGGTACCAGCAAAGACCGCAAAGTTTGTGGACGGAGCAAAGAGGCGGAGATACGCATAAGTCTACACATTAAGATTGTCGAGTTCGATCGGGCGCAAACGGGATAGTACTGATCTACGCGACGTGGAGCTAAGAGATGATCGCGGTTAGAGATTCAAGGTCGGACGTGTGCCCCTCGAGGTTTTAGAGCGATCATTACTTGAAGAACGAATTGCAATGTCGACATATCACGATGATCCTTGATTGTATTTGTGTATATTCAAGGGGACCCTGATCGCAAAAGGTCCACAAGATGTTCTGGAACAGGGGCCACCAGCCTCGATTTCTGTCGCGAATATACTGACCCATCGGCTGCTTTCCCGCCGCCGTCGGCCGGAGTTCTCCCTTGGTGGCAATCAAGTTATGACCTGCAATTTGAAGCCGGGTGCATACAAGCAGCCCAATCATTCATCACCAGAATCCGATTAGTGACTTATTGCCTGTTAAACCGCGAGGATACCATGGCTTGCACGATGGCGTAGGGCGTTGATGCCATGTAAGGCTAACGGCGGAAGCACGTCCGACGTTTCATCTGGACGTATAGTAGACGTCGGAGCGGCAGACTCAACCCGCGAGCATTGAATCATGGACAATCAACCTCGCCTGGGCGCTCTGAATTTGCTTGTCCATTGTACAGCCCTGAACACGTCTGCATTTTAAGGTTCAATTTTCTGGAACCTCGACCCTCTTATATGCACATGGCACACTTGGCCCCTATAAGTGTTCAAGACGCCTTGTAGTTGAGGCCTCGTATCGTACTTGTGCTGCCAACCCTCTTTGAAATATTCAACATGGCCTCCGGATCTGCGCTTACACCGGAAATCATTTTTTCCTGGCCAAAACCTAATTATGTTGATCCAGTCTCGCAAAAGGCTTCTATCGATGCTGCTGTCTATGCAACGACCATTACAATGATTTGTTTTGTCGCCGCCAGACTCTACGTTCGAGCAAATCAGAAGTCGGGCATAGTAGCAGATGATTGGATTATGGTAGCTGCAGCTGTACGCTTGTCCGATATTCTTTCGCTGCCCATTTAACATATTTAGGTGTCCAACACTGCGACTTCTGTCTGTCTCCTGATCTTGACTACCAAAGGTCTCGGTCGGCATCTTTACGATGTCAAGATGGGATGGCTAGTGCCGTTTGCAAAAGTATGTAACCGTCGCCAAACGAATTTCCAGGCACTGATAGCTTTAGCTCAATCTCGCCAGCCTCACCTTATACACTGTCTCCATTACTCTCACCAAGGTGTCAGTCTGTATGACCTACTTGCACCTTTTTCCCTCGCGAACGAATAGATACTTCTGTTGGACAATGATCACATACCAATCGCTATGGTGTGTAATCACTTCGGTACTCTATATTCTCCAGTGCATGCAAGTCACCCGATCCAAAATCAGATGTGAAGTCTTTGCTAACAGTCCTCTCTCAGTCCGATCCAGTCGATTTGGGATCCTTCCATTACCGACAAAACATGCCTCGACTCTCGTCAACTACTCACCGCAAACGCGGCCCTTGGCGTTGTATCTGACTTTCTGATATTTCTCTGGCCCGTCGCACCACTCTGGCAAGTCAAGCTGCCTCTTACACAACGTGTGCATCTGGTTGCGGTATTTTCTTTTGGGGTCTTGACATGTGTGGGAGGCATCTTGAAGGCTATATGGGTCCAGGACTACTTCAAATCGTGGGATGCAACCTGTAAGTCACTCTGTCTGGCAGGGCTACGGTTCGTAATACTGACATGATATATCTGCAGGGGTTGGGTCTCGCGTCACCATCGCACTCTGCATCGAGTACAATGTTGGCACGATGAGTGGTTGTCTCCCTTGTTTACGACCGCTCCTGGCAATGGTCGCCCCGAAACTTTTTGCAGGATCCTCTGTCGCACGCAGCAATGGCTACCCCGCAAATCCCGGTGGGGGATCATGGCGCAAATCCCCCTTTAGTTCGAAGAACGCAAACTCACTTAAGCTGGGCTCCACTGGACCATCAGACTATGACGACACGCACGAACTCACCGACGCCAAGTACCAGGGAGCGCCGCGCACAAGGATCGTCAGTGGGAAACGGGCATCACGAGCTGACATCGATACCGTGCCTCTGCCTGGTATCCGAGTAACCCAGGATATGTATATTCGTGATGGGAATGATTCCCCGCGCATTATGATCAGTGACACGACTAGTGAGGAGTGGATCATGAAGGAAGATTCTCACAAATGATTCAGGAAACAGTGGTAGACAAGTCTGGTTATATAAGCATCCACGAGTTCACACAGGTACCCCGCACGTTCACTAAAGTCCAATTGAATGAAGAAACATATCACTAAAGCATGTTCGTTGAGGACGCTGTGCAAAGATTGGTAGCTTTTCTTTATGGTCCCAGGGGCTTACAGGCGACGAGCGGCCTTAGCCAGTTTGAAGGCCTGTTACTTGAGGATGTAGATATTCGGTACGTCTGCTACTTCAAACCTCAGAAGCGGCGTCTTGTTTAGGGGCAAGAAGATGGGCAGTGCTGCGCTGCAGAAGCGGCGCCCGAGACACTACTCAAAACGACAACGCGCGTCCGCCAGGTTCACCTTGCACAGAAAGAGAGAGATAAGACGATTTTTTTGGTAAGCATCTTGTTACCACAAAGCTACAGGATCGTGTGATAATGTAATGGGTGTCATGAATGCGTCCACTGCCTCGTCATCAGCTGGGGAAGGCTCGGGTAGCGCGGTGGCTGGAGGTTACGCGTCGGATAGTTATTGGTGAGCCACAATTGGCCCGATTGGGTtattgtggttttcgaaataccttgagccgcctggatctggttagcttggtgcccaagaacatcaactcccatagtaatttgttagtaaattaatgcagcagccgtttcccacctccagaagcccatgaagctagtcctgtactctaaatcgttcgtgtatagcgttttgtttgtgtggagcttgttgcgagctcaatctagctgctgttgggatgccgcccaagcgccagcgtaagccgaagcagccattcgatcaaggcgttaacccgtcctcccagaagcgtagagcgccagcaactagacaaaatcctacccatttaacgcctaaacgtgtccgccgtgaggcgctgccgtcgcctccagcgactgccccgccgcgccgtcaaagcccgttgtccgagcctgagctgcaagccacccaaacagctgcctccgcgcaagctgaagatatcgttggcgaggatgaggatactttcgaggatggagatggcgatccgctgcctgaggatgaggatgagatcgctgctaagggcgctgccggtagtgttgaggatgagggagagccagcgtaccgacgtcaagaaggcactccatggctgcctcgctcatcgcaagcgctagaggatgaggttaatcctgtactgcgcgttaggtggagggcttgccttggtggtgatatggagaaacactttattcctgaagctgccgatagcgagcacggcgtacggctgtactcgctgcatttcgacgacctatggcagtgggtagatgacgttgttgcagaattacggccaaaaagagcgaagatctcatctgtttgcactgttgtttacccagctaagcaggccaaacgcgagcgcgcgataaagcgattgcggcgaggtgttgatgcaacgtggaatagctttcagcgccttgttgtagaggttgataactatgtcagcgagccagtaaacgtcgatttcgagctcatcttggctgaaattccaggggagcagcagccgttgccaacggttgtcgacggtcctcgtcgacgcaccgcaacggtgattcaagaggaggggcttgctggtgtaatagcagctgaacaagcaggtagcgggcatgctattgctatccgggatagatggcgctgtacagatacccattgcgagaactatccttattgctgctggatggcgccaacagcgaggcagccagcgcgcttcgaagatcacctctttgtcaacggcaacattatctccatgtgggcaagagcaattacagcgagaagggcaacgtacgatgagccatctgatgatgtacggcttgcaattttgagagcaaaggacctgcgggtgcatgagaaaacgcgcaagttgcgggcggctggagatggcgacgatgatatcaaaagcttaacaaaactgctcatcgttggacagcttgagcggatgaacaggcaacctcaacaggagtctaacttgcaggcagctgcaccaacgataacaagagctgaggtatctagtgcatctcagtgggcgcctatccgatatgatcatgagcaggagattaacgagcatactagtaatttctttaactaccttaagttaaaatttcctacagttggagaggacattaacgagctttataagactcttgttattgacggagctatggatatcaacctcttgatgcagccatctggtgatatcttgaagttgtggacgcagcatttcaagcagcctcctggctggtttttcacgctacaaaacactgcaaaagaatggcaagctgggtaccagggtctcacagatcgtaactggagacgagtcgaacgttgtaagaaaagagaagagattgcgcgcaagaaattggtggttgaaccgtctagcagtgttgtggaggatgatggcgagaatgcttgaagcttagtggcctgagcgtttttggtgacagcggcccgtgcccgctatagtgttgaggtttttcaggcgtttcaaatgcgctgcaacaatagtctatttggatagccctatgtacaacactacaacgttatgcgattataacaggttaacttcctaagatagttctatatgtatagaaatagctcttattttttagaattattaaatcgcttttgtgggttgcgcattaaggtgtaatcgttcgcatttgtatggtatcatctacctatagaaacgtactgtggcatccatttaaaagcacaattaatagggatagccacacctatggaaccagcttctgcagttaatattacagcacaccagctgcgctgcatactcaagaaagaccccaaagtcaatgaagttctccgcttgcgctgaattccttttcatccaccccttgagctgcttaaagctcttctcgatggggttgaaatctggtgagtatggcggcagatactcaaggagtactccagcactttggcaaagcacccgtacacgctctgatcgatggatggaggcgttatcaagcacgattactgaggctggccctgggtgaggattgcagaacggcagcacttgaaactctaagaagtcttctaggatctcagatgtaatcgcgccttgaaagatcttatagcttatgtagccatctatcgtcatggctggcagcagcgaccaccgttctgatcgcctgaagctgtgtgatagctccaccggctccccgattggagaccagccatacttgcggtcgcccgtacgctcattgcaggcgctctcgtccaacgcaacgatctgctccgccttatagtgttgcgccatcctggcaagatagaggcggcggagtggctcactctgctcctttgcccgctttgttgcaagcttgcgagaccatctcatcttctctagctctcggtaaacgctcgcaaggcttatcctaacgtcgtactcgtcgtacaagaagtccctcatctcatccatgtatgcgcccggtgagccattgaggtatgcctgaaggccttcgcgctgagcttgccggagtatagatggccgcccaagtcgaacgcagcgcggcggataaggcacgccccaaaactctaagctcaacctcagctttgctactgtgttacggctcgcacctgtagctctagagatggctcgatcactttcgcaggcagcaattcggtcgaggatagcctggagaacagcgggctgcaagcggtggccggtgcctggcatcgcgatgagatgggctcgagaaaattgcaacaccaaaaacgcgagtcagtagaggcgatcgcagcaaacaatgaacttcaaatacgttgtgggtgttagaaagcgtggctgcatcgatttactaacaaattactataggagttgatgttcttggccaccaagccaaccagatccaggtggctcaaggtatttcgagaaacacccataGAGCTCCCGACTGCGGCCCTACTCCCATTCCCCGTCCCTAACGCCTTTCACAGCCCGGTTCTTGCTTATGAATTGCTGTGGTCGGGCCCGATCCTCCCAGTGCTACAGCCAGCATCATCGCTATCCTCCACCTCATTGGACAAACTTTTATCTTACCCGAATGACGTCAAAGAAGCTTGGCAGAATGGTGCGCAATGTACCGCATCTATTACTAATCTTTAGACTCCTCTCAAGCCAAGGTTCTGACTAGAAGAGGGATGTGCCGAAGCCTCGTGGTAGTTGTAGCTTGAGACTTGGTAAACTCTTATCCAGAAGCTTCCAAATCATTACCTAAAAAACTCGTCATGAATACTACGCGCAACGCTAGTCCGACAATGAATAGAGCATTTGCTCGGTTACTATAGTTAGTGTGTGAAGACATCTTAACTAACCGCGTTGCAGGATTGTCGAACGCAGAGCTTAGACTTAGTGGTGACCCAATCGCGACCGAAGCAGCATCCAGGGTGTCACTCCAGGAAATTTGCTTTTGTATCATGGTAGGACGAGTAAGAAAGCGGAGACTACGTAGCACCCGATCCAATGGTCTTTCCAAGAGAAGCTTGTCAC from Pyrenophora tritici-repentis strain M4 chromosome 1, whole genome shotgun sequence encodes the following:
- a CDS encoding DDE-3 multi-domain protein, which codes for MPGTGHRLQPAVLQAILDRIAACESDRAISRATGASRNTVAKLRLSLEFWGVPYPPRCVRLGRPSILRQAQREGLQAYLNGSPGAYMDEMRDFLYDEYDVRISLASVYRELEKMRWSRKLATKRAKEQSEPLRRLYLARMAQHYKAEQIVALDESACNERTGDRKYGWSPIGEPVELSHSFRRSERWSLLPAMTIDGYISYKIFQGAITSEILEDFLEFQVLPFCNPHPGPASVIVLDNASIHRSERVRVLCQSAGVLLEYLPPYSPDFNPIEKSFKQLKGWMKRNSAQAENFIDFGVFLEYAAQLVCCNINCRSWFHRCGYPY